Proteins encoded together in one Mycolicibacter minnesotensis window:
- the nrdR gene encoding transcriptional regulator NrdR encodes MHCPFCRHPDSRVVDSRETDEGQAIRRRRSCPECGRRFSTVETAVLAVVKRSGVTEPFSREKVVSGVRRACQGRQVDDDALNLLAQQVEDAVRAAGSPEIPSHEVGLAILGPLRELDEVAYLRFASVYRSFSSAADFEREIEALREHREVPSSG; translated from the coding sequence ATGCACTGCCCGTTTTGTCGCCATCCGGACTCCCGGGTGGTCGATTCCCGCGAGACCGATGAAGGCCAGGCCATCCGGCGCCGTCGATCGTGTCCCGAATGCGGCCGTCGATTCTCCACCGTGGAGACCGCGGTATTGGCGGTGGTCAAGCGCAGCGGCGTCACAGAGCCGTTCAGCCGTGAGAAGGTCGTCAGTGGGGTGCGCCGGGCGTGCCAGGGCCGCCAAGTCGACGATGATGCACTGAACCTGCTGGCGCAGCAGGTGGAAGACGCGGTGCGGGCCGCGGGTTCCCCGGAGATCCCTAGCCATGAGGTTGGGCTGGCCATTCTCGGCCCGCTGCGCGAACTCGACGAGGTGGCCTATCTGCGGTTCGCTTCGGTCTATCGGTCATTTTCCTCGGCGGCCGACTTTGAGCGTGAGATCGAGGCGCTGCGCGAGCACCGCGAGGTACCCAGCTCCGGTTGA
- a CDS encoding DEAD/DEAH box helicase gives MTTDSFAELGVPAALVNVLADRGIASAFPIQVATLPDSLAGRDVLGRGKTGSGKTLAFSLPLVVRLTGEKRRPARPTGLVLAPTRELATQIAATLEPLAQASGLKVTTIFGGVSQNRQVAALNAGADIVVACPGRLEDLMKQRLITLDAVRISVLDEADHMADLGFLPGVTRILAATAETGQRLLFSATLDNGVDKLVKRFLRNPVSHSVDELDAPPPAMTHHVFHVSGLQDKKDLVQLLASGTGRRILFLRTKHQARKLARQLTESGVPSVDLHGNLSQPARERNLAAFSGGDVRVLVATDIAARGVHVDEVELVVHVDPPAEHKAYLHRSGRTARAGSAGDVVTVVLPEQRRETQVLLRRAGITVAPQQVGADSASVLELVGEVAPLRTAPVAPTVAPPTRAKSSPGQPGRPRRRRGAGGAQQPAAQGDARRRQRGGSGPRRHTEAAR, from the coding sequence ATGACTACCGATTCTTTCGCCGAACTCGGCGTACCCGCAGCCCTGGTGAACGTCCTCGCTGACCGAGGCATTGCCAGCGCTTTTCCCATTCAGGTCGCGACACTGCCGGACAGTCTGGCCGGCCGTGATGTGCTCGGCCGAGGCAAGACCGGCAGCGGCAAGACCCTGGCCTTCTCCTTGCCGCTGGTTGTTCGCTTGACCGGTGAAAAGCGCCGTCCTGCAAGGCCGACTGGCCTGGTACTGGCCCCTACTCGGGAGCTGGCGACCCAGATCGCCGCCACACTCGAGCCGCTGGCACAGGCCAGCGGTCTGAAGGTGACCACCATCTTCGGCGGGGTGTCGCAGAACCGTCAGGTCGCGGCGCTCAACGCAGGTGCCGACATCGTGGTGGCCTGCCCGGGCCGGCTCGAGGATCTGATGAAGCAGCGGCTTATCACGCTCGACGCGGTGCGCATCAGCGTGCTGGACGAAGCCGACCACATGGCAGATCTCGGGTTCCTGCCGGGTGTTACCCGGATCCTGGCTGCAACAGCCGAAACCGGCCAGCGGCTACTGTTTTCGGCAACCCTGGACAACGGAGTCGACAAGCTCGTCAAGCGATTCCTGCGGAATCCGGTGTCGCACTCTGTCGATGAACTCGACGCACCTCCTCCGGCCATGACCCACCACGTGTTCCACGTCTCGGGTCTTCAGGACAAGAAGGACTTGGTGCAGCTTTTGGCATCGGGCACCGGGCGACGAATCCTGTTCTTGCGCACCAAGCACCAGGCGCGCAAGCTGGCACGCCAACTCACCGAGTCCGGTGTCCCGTCAGTCGATCTGCATGGCAACCTGTCGCAGCCGGCCCGCGAGCGCAACCTCGCGGCGTTCTCCGGCGGGGATGTGCGGGTGCTGGTCGCCACCGACATCGCGGCGCGTGGTGTTCACGTCGACGAGGTGGAACTCGTGGTGCACGTGGACCCGCCTGCCGAACACAAGGCGTACCTGCACCGTTCGGGGCGTACGGCACGTGCGGGCAGCGCCGGAGACGTCGTCACCGTCGTTCTGCCCGAGCAGCGCCGAGAGACCCAGGTGCTGTTGCGCCGCGCGGGTATCACCGTTGCCCCGCAGCAGGTGGGTGCCGACTCGGCATCGGTGCTTGAGCTGGTGGGGGAGGTGGCTCCGTTGCGGACGGCCCCGGTGGCTCCCACGGTTGCCCCGCCGACTCGCGCCAAGAGCTCGCCGGGGCAGCCAGGCCGCCCGCGTCGCCGTCGTGGGGCCGGCGGTGCCCAGCAGCCTGCCGCGCAGGGCGACGCCCGACGTCGGCAGCGTGGCGGTTCCGGGCCCCGGCGCCACACGGAGGCTGCGCGCTAG
- the sthA gene encoding Si-specific NAD(P)(+) transhydrogenase — protein MDSKREYDIIVIGSGPGGQKAAIAAAKLGKSAAVVERGRMIGGVCVNTGTIPSKTLREAVIYLTGMNQRDLYGASYRVKDKITPADLLARTQHVIGKEIEVVRSQLMRNRVDLLLGHGRFINPHTIVVDGHGAETTTITGDYIVIATGTKPVRPAGVTFDEERVLDSDGILDLRFIPASMVVVGAGVIGIEYASMFAALGTRVTVVEKRDSMLEFCDPEVVEALRFHLRDLAVTFRFGEEVTAVDVSPNGTVTTLASGKQIPAETVMYSAGRQGHTDHLDLAKAGLATDQRGRIVVDETFQTSVKHIYAVGDVIGFPALAATSMEQGRLAAYHAFGEPTDGITELQPIGIYSIPEVSYVGATELELTRNAIPYEVGVARYRELARGQIAGDSYGMLKLLVSTTDLKLLGVHIFGTNATEMVHIGQAVMGCGGTVEYLVDAVFNYPTFSEAYKNAALDVMNKMRALQQFRG, from the coding sequence ATGGATTCGAAGCGGGAATACGACATCATCGTGATCGGCTCAGGTCCAGGCGGACAAAAGGCCGCGATCGCCGCGGCCAAACTGGGCAAGTCAGCAGCGGTGGTCGAACGCGGCCGAATGATCGGCGGCGTGTGCGTCAACACCGGCACGATTCCCTCCAAGACGCTGCGCGAGGCGGTGATCTACCTGACCGGAATGAACCAGCGCGACCTCTATGGCGCCAGTTACCGGGTCAAGGACAAGATCACCCCCGCTGACCTACTCGCGCGCACTCAGCATGTCATCGGCAAGGAAATCGAGGTAGTGCGCAGCCAATTGATGCGCAACCGCGTCGATCTCCTCCTCGGCCACGGCCGATTCATCAACCCGCACACGATCGTCGTCGACGGGCACGGTGCCGAGACCACCACCATCACCGGCGATTACATCGTGATCGCCACCGGAACCAAACCCGTCCGTCCCGCCGGCGTCACCTTCGACGAGGAAAGGGTGCTGGACTCCGACGGGATCCTCGACCTGCGCTTCATCCCTGCGTCAATGGTGGTCGTCGGCGCCGGCGTGATCGGAATCGAGTACGCCTCGATGTTCGCGGCACTGGGTACTCGGGTGACGGTGGTGGAGAAGCGTGACTCGATGCTGGAATTCTGCGACCCGGAAGTCGTCGAGGCGCTGCGCTTTCACCTACGTGACCTCGCCGTTACCTTCCGGTTCGGCGAGGAAGTGACCGCCGTGGATGTCAGCCCGAACGGCACCGTGACCACTTTGGCCAGTGGCAAGCAGATTCCGGCCGAGACAGTGATGTATTCGGCTGGGCGCCAGGGGCACACCGACCACCTCGATCTGGCCAAAGCAGGACTGGCGACCGACCAGCGCGGGCGCATCGTGGTCGACGAGACGTTTCAGACGTCGGTCAAGCACATCTACGCCGTCGGTGACGTCATCGGTTTCCCAGCATTGGCGGCCACGTCCATGGAGCAGGGCCGACTGGCCGCCTACCATGCGTTCGGCGAACCGACCGACGGGATCACCGAACTTCAGCCGATCGGGATCTACTCAATCCCCGAGGTGTCCTATGTGGGAGCCACCGAACTGGAGCTGACCCGCAACGCTATCCCCTACGAGGTGGGAGTGGCCCGGTATCGGGAGCTGGCCCGTGGCCAGATCGCCGGTGATTCCTACGGGATGCTCAAGCTGCTGGTGTCAACGACCGACCTCAAGCTGCTCGGCGTGCACATCTTCGGTACCAACGCTACCGAGATGGTGCACATCGGCCAGGCGGTGATGGGATGCGGCGGAACCGTGGAATACCTGGTGGACGCGGTATTCAACTACCCGACGTTCTCCGAAGCCTATAAGAACGCCGCGTTGGACGTGATGAATAAAATGCGCGCTCTGCAACAATTCCGCGGCTGA
- a CDS encoding peroxynitrite isomerase, translated as MAPELHPNLMELAPLLGTWAGRGSGVYPTIPSFDYLEEVVFSHVGKPFLVYGQKTTSPTDGLPLHAEVGYLRVPEPGRIEWVLAHPSGITEIEVGSYAVTGNGVELQMSAPTIGLAPTAKAVTVLSRRYRLSGDELSYTLDMGAVGQPAQNHLTATLHRTG; from the coding sequence ATGGCACCCGAGTTGCATCCCAATCTGATGGAGCTGGCGCCGCTGCTGGGCACCTGGGCGGGCCGGGGATCTGGGGTCTATCCCACGATTCCGTCATTCGACTACCTCGAAGAGGTGGTCTTCTCCCACGTAGGCAAGCCGTTCCTGGTGTATGGCCAGAAGACCACGTCGCCCACCGACGGCCTGCCCCTGCACGCCGAGGTCGGCTACCTGCGGGTGCCCGAACCCGGCCGGATCGAGTGGGTTCTCGCGCACCCCAGCGGTATCACCGAGATCGAGGTCGGTAGTTACGCGGTGACCGGCAACGGTGTGGAACTGCAGATGTCGGCGCCCACGATCGGCCTGGCGCCGACGGCCAAAGCGGTGACCGTACTGAGCCGGCGCTATCGCCTTTCAGGCGACGAACTGTCCTACACGCTGGATATGGGCGCCGTCGGCCAGCCTGCGCAGAACCACCTGACCGCCACGCTGCACCGCACCGGATAA
- a CDS encoding LysM peptidoglycan-binding domain-containing protein: MMLIDTMAPTFEPAGQGQPRMHRGPRTSGRAYPVRTRPARLVRPRPGGAPLRHRGHAVVMSRTPHRPRPVQAITPATTVVLALIAAAITVWLGLIAQFGAAAADAGAAVPDQLGVVRVQSGENLAHLAARVAPGAPSGRVIERIRELNGLESVALDAGQTLIAPLG, translated from the coding sequence ATGATGCTCATCGACACGATGGCTCCTACGTTCGAGCCGGCCGGGCAGGGTCAGCCGCGGATGCACCGCGGTCCCCGGACGTCGGGTCGCGCATATCCTGTCCGCACTCGTCCGGCACGGCTGGTCCGACCGCGGCCCGGCGGCGCCCCGCTGCGCCACCGCGGGCATGCCGTGGTGATGTCGCGGACGCCGCACCGGCCACGGCCGGTCCAGGCCATCACGCCGGCAACCACGGTGGTCCTGGCCTTGATCGCCGCCGCTATCACCGTGTGGCTGGGGCTGATCGCCCAGTTCGGTGCGGCGGCGGCCGATGCCGGGGCTGCGGTGCCCGACCAGCTCGGCGTGGTGCGCGTCCAAAGTGGCGAGAACCTGGCGCACCTGGCGGCCCGGGTCGCACCTGGCGCGCCCTCCGGCCGGGTGATCGAACGCATTCGTGAGCTCAACGGCCTGGAGTCGGTCGCTCTGGACGCCGGCCAGACGCTGATCGCGCCGTTGGGGTGA
- the hflX gene encoding GTPase HflX, with amino-acid sequence MSYPDSRQQPSTGELNLDDRAALRRVAGLSTELADISEVEYRQLRLERVVLVGVWTDGTAAEADASMVELAALAETAGSEVLEGLIQRRERPDPATYIGSGKAQELREMVLATGADTVICDGELSPAQLNALEKAVKVKVIDRTALILDIFAQHATSAEGKAQVALAQMQYMLPRLRGWGESMSRQAGGRAGGAGGGVGTRGPGETKIETDRRRIRERMSKLRREIKAMKQVRDTQRSRRRHSDVASVAIVGYTNAGKSSLLNALTGAGVLVQDALFATLEPTSRRGQFDDDRPFVLTDTVGFVRHLPTQLVEAFRSTLEEVADADLLVHVVDGSDAAPLAQISAVREVISQVIAEHDSGPSGRRAPELLVVNKIDAAGDLALAQLRRALPEAVFVSAHSGDGIDALRQRMSELVAPVDTAVDVVIPYGRGDLVARVHEQGRVQQAEHGEGGTRIRARVPAALAASLREFAAF; translated from the coding sequence GTGAGCTACCCCGATTCGAGGCAGCAGCCCAGTACCGGTGAGCTGAACCTCGATGACCGTGCCGCGCTGCGCCGCGTGGCCGGGCTGTCCACCGAACTCGCCGACATCTCCGAAGTCGAATACCGCCAGCTGCGCCTGGAGCGGGTGGTGCTTGTCGGTGTATGGACCGACGGCACCGCCGCTGAGGCCGACGCCAGCATGGTGGAACTGGCCGCGCTGGCCGAAACGGCAGGATCGGAGGTGCTTGAGGGCCTGATCCAGCGCCGTGAGCGGCCCGACCCAGCCACCTATATCGGCTCTGGCAAGGCCCAGGAGCTGCGGGAGATGGTGCTGGCCACCGGCGCTGACACGGTGATCTGTGATGGCGAGCTGTCTCCTGCGCAACTGAACGCGCTGGAAAAGGCGGTCAAGGTCAAGGTCATCGATCGCACCGCCCTGATCCTCGACATCTTTGCCCAGCACGCCACCAGTGCCGAAGGCAAGGCCCAGGTAGCGCTCGCGCAGATGCAGTACATGCTGCCGCGGCTGCGCGGCTGGGGAGAGTCGATGTCGCGCCAGGCCGGCGGACGAGCCGGGGGTGCTGGCGGTGGGGTGGGGACCCGCGGTCCCGGTGAGACCAAGATCGAGACGGACCGGCGCCGAATCCGTGAGCGGATGTCCAAGCTGCGCCGCGAGATCAAGGCGATGAAGCAGGTGCGCGACACTCAGCGCAGCCGCCGCCGACACAGCGATGTCGCCTCCGTGGCGATCGTCGGTTACACCAATGCCGGCAAATCCAGCCTGCTCAACGCGCTTACCGGTGCCGGGGTGCTGGTGCAGGATGCGCTGTTCGCCACATTGGAACCCACTAGCCGGCGTGGGCAATTCGACGACGACCGGCCTTTTGTGTTGACCGACACAGTCGGTTTTGTGCGACACCTGCCTACACAGCTGGTGGAGGCGTTCCGGTCCACGCTGGAGGAGGTCGCCGACGCCGACCTGTTGGTCCATGTGGTCGACGGCTCCGACGCGGCTCCCCTTGCTCAGATCAGTGCCGTTCGCGAAGTGATCTCGCAAGTGATCGCCGAGCACGATTCCGGTCCCAGTGGTCGGCGTGCTCCGGAACTGTTGGTGGTCAACAAGATTGATGCCGCAGGTGATCTGGCACTGGCTCAGTTGCGACGTGCTCTGCCCGAAGCGGTATTCGTCTCGGCGCACTCCGGTGATGGCATCGATGCGTTGCGACAGCGGATGAGCGAGCTAGTGGCGCCGGTCGACACCGCGGTTGATGTCGTCATCCCTTACGGCCGGGGAGATTTGGTGGCCAGGGTGCATGAACAGGGGCGTGTTCAGCAGGCTGAGCACGGGGAGGGTGGTACCCGGATTCGCGCGCGGGTTCCCGCGGCACTAGCGGCCAGCCTGCGCGAATTCGCCGCGTTTTAG
- a CDS encoding acyl-CoA dehydrogenase family protein, protein MSAAVKYQRTLFEPEHDLFRESFRAFLDRHAAPHQEEWDKAKIVDRSVWLEAGKQGFLGMAVPEEYGGGGDPDFRYNTIITEEVTAGRYSGLGFSLHNDVCAPYLLELCNEEQKQRWLPKFCTGELITAIAMTEPGTGSDLQGIKTRAVKQGDHYVLNGSKTFITNGIHSDLVIVVAQTDPEKGAQGFSLLVVERGMEGFERGRHLDKIGLDAQDTAELSFTDVHVPVENLLGEEGKGFIYLMQNLPQERISIAIMAAGAMEAVLEQTIQYTKERKAFGKPIGSFQNSRFLLAELATEATVVRMMVDEFVKLHLDKKLTVEQAAMAKWYSTEKQVHLIDRCLQLHGGYGYMREYPVARAYLDARVQTIYGGTTEIMKEIIGRSLGV, encoded by the coding sequence ATGAGTGCCGCAGTCAAATACCAGCGAACCCTGTTCGAGCCCGAGCACGATCTGTTTCGGGAGTCCTTCCGGGCCTTCCTGGATCGCCATGCCGCTCCTCACCAGGAGGAGTGGGACAAGGCGAAGATCGTGGACCGCTCCGTATGGCTCGAGGCCGGCAAACAGGGCTTCTTGGGCATGGCGGTACCCGAGGAATACGGCGGCGGTGGCGACCCCGACTTCCGGTACAACACGATCATCACCGAGGAAGTCACTGCGGGCCGCTACAGCGGGCTGGGATTCAGCCTGCACAACGACGTCTGCGCGCCGTACCTGCTGGAACTGTGCAACGAGGAGCAGAAGCAGCGCTGGCTGCCCAAGTTCTGCACCGGCGAGTTGATCACCGCGATCGCGATGACCGAACCGGGCACTGGCAGCGACCTGCAGGGCATCAAGACCCGCGCGGTCAAGCAGGGCGACCACTACGTGCTCAACGGGTCGAAGACCTTCATCACCAACGGTATTCACTCCGATCTGGTGATCGTCGTGGCCCAGACCGACCCGGAGAAGGGTGCGCAGGGCTTCAGCCTGCTGGTCGTGGAGCGTGGCATGGAGGGCTTCGAGCGCGGCCGCCACTTGGACAAGATCGGTTTGGACGCCCAGGACACTGCGGAGCTGTCCTTCACCGACGTGCATGTCCCGGTGGAGAACCTGCTCGGCGAGGAGGGCAAGGGCTTCATCTACCTGATGCAGAATCTGCCGCAGGAGCGCATCTCGATCGCGATCATGGCCGCCGGGGCGATGGAGGCGGTTCTGGAGCAGACCATTCAGTACACCAAGGAACGCAAGGCCTTCGGCAAGCCGATCGGCAGCTTCCAGAACAGCCGGTTCCTGTTGGCCGAGTTGGCCACTGAGGCCACCGTGGTGCGGATGATGGTCGATGAGTTTGTGAAGCTGCACCTGGACAAGAAGCTCACCGTGGAGCAGGCCGCGATGGCCAAGTGGTATTCCACCGAGAAGCAGGTCCACCTGATCGACCGTTGCCTTCAGCTGCACGGCGGATACGGTTACATGCGCGAATACCCGGTCGCGCGGGCTTATCTGGATGCCCGCGTTCAGACCATTTACGGCGGCACGACCGAGATCATGAAAGAGATCATCGGCCGCAGCCTCGGCGTCTAG
- the lexA gene encoding transcriptional repressor LexA codes for MSDSTSNAAGPDSALTARQRTILNVIRASVNERGYPPSIREIGDAVGLTSTSSVAHQLRTLERKGFLRRDPNRPRAVDVRSQDDVAGAVEAAQRTEFAGSDALPEPTYVPVLGRIAAGGPILAEEAVEEVFPLPRELVGEGELFLLKVVGESMVDAAICDGDWVVVRQQNVADNGDIVAAMIDGEATVKTFKRTGGQVWLMPHNPIFDPIPGNDAVVLGKVVTVIRKI; via the coding sequence ATGAGTGACAGCACCAGTAACGCGGCGGGCCCGGACTCAGCATTGACCGCGCGGCAGCGCACGATCCTCAACGTCATCCGCGCCTCGGTGAACGAGCGGGGGTACCCGCCGAGCATCCGCGAGATCGGCGACGCTGTCGGACTGACCTCGACGTCGTCGGTGGCGCACCAACTAAGAACGCTTGAGCGCAAAGGCTTTCTGCGTCGTGACCCCAACCGTCCCCGCGCCGTCGACGTTCGCAGTCAGGACGATGTGGCCGGAGCCGTGGAGGCCGCTCAACGTACAGAATTCGCCGGGTCGGACGCCCTGCCCGAGCCCACTTACGTTCCAGTCCTGGGCCGGATCGCCGCCGGTGGCCCGATCCTGGCCGAAGAGGCCGTCGAAGAGGTATTCCCGCTGCCCCGCGAATTGGTGGGCGAAGGTGAGCTGTTCCTGCTTAAAGTGGTCGGCGAATCGATGGTGGACGCCGCGATCTGCGATGGCGACTGGGTGGTGGTGCGCCAGCAGAACGTCGCCGACAACGGCGACATCGTGGCCGCCATGATCGACGGCGAGGCCACCGTGAAGACCTTCAAGCGCACCGGCGGTCAAGTCTGGCTGATGCCGCACAACCCGATCTTCGACCCGATTCCCGGCAACGACGCGGTGGTGCTGGGCAAGGTCGTGACCGTCATCCGCAAGATCTGA
- a CDS encoding LGFP repeat-containing protein: protein MTSRKDRFGKTAVRMALGLAATVTVLLSVQTAAATPDSDAHDAITAAWQAAGGDGSPLGAPKGDVHPAGVGFAQDFAGGTVFFTPETGARALYGAILDKYEALGGAADNGLGFPSSDEVPGLVPDSRVAILAGADNPVIFWTPEHGAHVVRGPINAGWDKLGSSTGALGVPVEDENYDGAVVTQKFSGGVLSFDSATGTFTTIPPELAAQLADVAAQADPIAAIDQAWRTAGGPAGALGAKQGDQYTIGENGGVGQDFAHGKVYFSPVTGANVVDGDVLAKYESLGGPAGSDLGFPITSTADGALSGSRFNAFAAEDEPVIFFSPDNGAYVVRGAMKEAWDKLEGATGKLGAPVGDETVEGDVVSQKFTGGLIAWNQATNTYSTEPAELAQSLSGLQIPGKNLPDGSKSTAGGAAKESHWNWSWVLIPVVVLAVLGAFAGAAMWWQRRRPAPVLQGAPVAVPAPVADDYDEDEEQWAHHDRREDHREHEGTVRLPSRYGAPQYVPEPELPVSSIPDAPWLHYGEHETEADLDDEDDTDTAPTRVVTEEDFGTGRHAVGHGGGGADPRSFGSVAAPRRFGGSTETRTFGLDESIHPVMHLPLDDPYQQPTGYPIKANIGSGLYYTPQNALYDDTLAEIWFATEDAARLNGFTRAG, encoded by the coding sequence GTGACTAGTCGGAAAGATCGGTTCGGCAAGACGGCGGTGCGCATGGCGCTCGGCCTCGCGGCGACGGTCACCGTGCTCTTGTCGGTGCAGACCGCCGCGGCGACGCCGGACAGCGATGCCCACGACGCCATCACGGCGGCGTGGCAGGCTGCCGGCGGTGACGGATCGCCGTTGGGCGCTCCCAAGGGGGACGTGCACCCGGCCGGCGTGGGATTCGCGCAGGACTTTGCCGGTGGCACCGTCTTTTTCACCCCGGAGACCGGAGCCAGGGCCCTCTACGGTGCGATCCTGGACAAGTACGAGGCGCTGGGGGGTGCGGCGGACAACGGCCTCGGATTCCCCAGCAGTGACGAAGTGCCCGGGCTGGTCCCCGACAGTCGGGTGGCCATCTTGGCCGGCGCCGACAACCCGGTGATCTTCTGGACGCCTGAGCACGGTGCCCATGTGGTGCGCGGGCCGATCAACGCCGGCTGGGACAAGCTCGGCAGTTCCACTGGTGCGCTGGGCGTCCCAGTCGAGGACGAGAACTACGACGGTGCCGTCGTCACGCAGAAATTCAGCGGCGGTGTGCTGTCGTTCGACAGTGCGACCGGCACCTTCACCACGATTCCGCCGGAGTTGGCGGCGCAGCTGGCCGACGTGGCGGCGCAGGCGGACCCGATCGCGGCCATCGATCAGGCCTGGCGCACCGCCGGCGGCCCGGCGGGAGCGCTGGGAGCCAAGCAGGGCGACCAGTACACGATCGGTGAGAACGGCGGCGTGGGACAAGACTTCGCCCACGGCAAGGTCTACTTCAGCCCGGTGACCGGAGCTAATGTCGTCGACGGCGACGTGTTGGCCAAGTACGAGTCGCTGGGTGGGCCCGCCGGTAGTGACCTGGGTTTCCCGATCACGAGCACGGCAGACGGTGCGCTCAGTGGCAGCAGGTTCAACGCGTTCGCCGCTGAGGACGAGCCGGTGATCTTCTTCAGCCCCGACAACGGTGCCTACGTGGTGCGCGGCGCGATGAAGGAGGCCTGGGACAAGCTCGAAGGGGCCACCGGAAAGCTCGGTGCCCCGGTGGGCGACGAAACCGTCGAAGGTGACGTGGTGTCGCAGAAGTTCACCGGCGGCTTGATCGCATGGAACCAGGCCACCAACACATACAGCACCGAACCGGCCGAGCTGGCGCAATCGTTGTCGGGACTGCAGATTCCCGGTAAGAATCTGCCGGACGGCAGCAAGTCCACCGCAGGCGGCGCAGCCAAAGAGTCGCACTGGAATTGGTCCTGGGTACTGATTCCCGTGGTGGTGCTCGCGGTGCTGGGTGCATTTGCCGGCGCGGCGATGTGGTGGCAGCGGCGTCGACCTGCCCCGGTACTGCAGGGTGCGCCGGTCGCCGTGCCCGCGCCGGTCGCCGACGACTATGACGAGGATGAGGAGCAGTGGGCTCATCACGACCGCAGAGAAGACCACCGCGAGCACGAGGGCACCGTCCGGCTGCCGAGCCGCTATGGCGCACCTCAGTACGTTCCCGAGCCCGAGTTGCCGGTCTCCTCGATCCCGGATGCGCCGTGGCTGCACTACGGCGAGCACGAGACCGAGGCTGACCTCGACGACGAGGACGACACCGACACCGCACCCACCCGGGTGGTGACCGAGGAAGATTTCGGAACCGGTCGGCACGCCGTCGGGCACGGGGGCGGCGGGGCTGACCCGCGTTCCTTCGGTTCTGTCGCTGCCCCGCGCAGGTTCGGTGGCAGCACGGAGACTCGAACGTTCGGTCTCGACGAATCGATCCATCCGGTGATGCATCTGCCGCTGGATGATCCCTACCAACAGCCCACCGGCTATCCGATCAAGGCGAACATCGGCTCGGGTCTTTACTACACCCCGCAGAACGCTTTGTACGACGACACTCTCGCCGAGATCTGGTTCGCCACCGAGGATGCAGCGCGGCTCAACGGATTCACCCGGGCCGGCTGA
- a CDS encoding proteasome assembly chaperone family protein: MADYPDNGPDRGRHYQAEKSGMYELEVPAPQLMSADGEGPVLIHALEGFSDAGHAIRLATGHLKTALDSELVASFAIDDLLDYRSRRPLMTFKADHFTHYAEPDLSLHALRDSAGTPFLLLAGMEPDLKWERFITAVRLLAEQLGVRRTIGLGTIPMAVPHTRPVTLTAHSNNRDLISDFTPWITEVQVPGSASNLLEYRMAQHGHEVVGFTVHVPHYVAQTDYPEAAEALLKQAAQSGALELPLTELSDAATEVRAKIDQQVEASAEVAQVVTALEHQYDAFVTAQQNRSLLSRDEDLPSADELGAEFERFLAQEAKKNLDGED; encoded by the coding sequence ATGGCCGACTACCCGGATAACGGACCCGACCGGGGCCGGCACTACCAGGCTGAGAAGAGCGGTATGTACGAGCTGGAGGTACCGGCGCCGCAGCTGATGTCGGCAGACGGCGAGGGGCCGGTCCTGATCCACGCTTTGGAAGGGTTCTCCGACGCCGGTCACGCGATTCGCCTGGCGACCGGGCACCTCAAGACCGCGCTGGACAGCGAACTGGTGGCATCGTTTGCGATCGACGACCTGCTTGACTATCGGTCGCGGCGCCCTCTGATGACATTTAAGGCCGACCACTTCACCCACTACGCCGAGCCCGACCTGAGTCTGCATGCTTTGCGGGACAGTGCCGGCACGCCGTTTCTGCTGCTCGCGGGAATGGAGCCAGACCTAAAGTGGGAGAGGTTCATCACGGCCGTTCGACTGTTGGCCGAGCAGCTTGGCGTGCGTCGCACCATTGGGCTGGGCACCATCCCGATGGCCGTTCCGCATACGCGGCCGGTGACACTCACCGCGCATTCCAATAATCGCGACCTGATCAGCGATTTCACCCCGTGGATCACCGAAGTCCAGGTTCCCGGCAGTGCATCTAACCTGCTGGAATACCGGATGGCGCAGCATGGGCACGAGGTTGTCGGCTTCACGGTGCACGTGCCGCACTACGTGGCCCAGACCGACTACCCCGAGGCCGCCGAGGCCCTGCTGAAGCAGGCCGCCCAGTCCGGTGCGTTGGAGTTGCCGCTGACCGAACTGAGCGACGCCGCGACCGAGGTTCGCGCCAAGATCGATCAACAGGTGGAGGCAAGCGCCGAAGTGGCCCAAGTGGTGACCGCACTGGAACATCAGTACGACGCCTTTGTGACCGCCCAGCAGAACCGCTCATTGCTGTCCCGCGACGAAGATCTGCCCAGCGCCGACGAACTCGGTGCCGAATTCGAGCGCTTCCTGGCGCAGGAGGCCAAGAAGAACCTCGACGGCGAGGACTGA